Within Synechococcus sp. NB0720_010, the genomic segment TGCTCAGCGGCCTTCAACAAGCTGCCCGAGCTCGGCAAGGCGCTCCGCCAACTGGAAAAACAAGTCAAGCCGTAGCCTCCCCCGAAGCCCAGGCGGACGTCGATGACCAGCTTCCGGATCACCCTGCTCCCCGGTGACGGGATCGGTCCTGAGATCACGGCGGTGGCCCGCCAAATGCTGGACGCGGTCAGCCGCAGCCACGGCTTTGAGCTGGTCTACAACGAGCAGCCCATGGGGGGGTGCGCCATCGACGCCACCGGCGAACCCCTGCCCGCCAGCACCCTCGAGGCCTGCAAGGCCGCCGATGCCGTGCTTCTCGCCGCCATCGGCTCGCCGCAATACGACACCCTGCCCCGCGAGAAGCGCCCGGAGACCGGGCTGCTGGGCCTGCGCTCCGGCATGGGGCTCTTCGCCAACCTGCGTCCGGTGAAGATCATCCCGGCGCTGATCGATGCCTCCACCCTCAAGCGCGAGGTGATCGAGGGGGTCGACCTGATGGTGGTTCGCGAACTCACCGGGGGCGTCTACTTCGGCACTCCGAAGGGCCGCGTTGAGGCCGACGGCCGGGTGCGTGGTTTCAACACCATGGCCTATTTCGACGATGAGATCGATCGCATCGCCAAGGTGGGCTTTGACATTGCCCAGCAGCGCAGCGGCCGCCTCTGCAGCGTCGACAAAGCCAACGTGCTGGATGTCAGCCAACTCTGGCGCGATCGCGTTGAGGCCCTCCACGCCAGCAGCTATGCGGGCGTGGAGCTGAGCCACATGTACGTGGACAACGCCGCGATGCAACTCGTGCGCAACCCCCGTCAGTTCGACGTGCTGCTCACCAGCAATCTCTTTGGCGACATCCTTAGCGATGAGGCCGCGATGCTCAGCGGCTCCATCGGCATGCTGCCCTCAGCCTCA encodes:
- the leuB gene encoding 3-isopropylmalate dehydrogenase; amino-acid sequence: MTSFRITLLPGDGIGPEITAVARQMLDAVSRSHGFELVYNEQPMGGCAIDATGEPLPASTLEACKAADAVLLAAIGSPQYDTLPREKRPETGLLGLRSGMGLFANLRPVKIIPALIDASTLKREVIEGVDLMVVRELTGGVYFGTPKGRVEADGRVRGFNTMAYFDDEIDRIAKVGFDIAQQRSGRLCSVDKANVLDVSQLWRDRVEALHASSYAGVELSHMYVDNAAMQLVRNPRQFDVLLTSNLFGDILSDEAAMLSGSIGMLPSASLGESGPGLFEPIHGSAPDIARQDKANPMAMVLSAAMMLRVGLQQDAAATALEQAVDRVLAQGYRTGDLMAEGCTQLGCKAMGDQLLAALEA